The Pontibacillus halophilus JSM 076056 = DSM 19796 genomic sequence TGCTCACCGCGATACCTCCATATTATTAAATGGTATTCTTTACCTTATGTGAAACGTTCATAAACCTCTCAATGCTTTATACGTTTGAAACCTTGAAAATGTGATATCCTCTATTATAAGAATGCTAGACTGCGAGGGACTCACATTGAGAAGAATTTGGAATGCGATTGGTCTATTAATTATTATGGTCAGCATGGCCATTTTTCTACTATACGTCGTACCCACCATTGACGACATCTTCACTACGAGCACTCTGAAACAAGAAGATGTCCCTATTCCGACAGAACTCCACCCTAAAGTTGAAGAAGCCAAACAAACCTTGATACAAAGAGCCGAAGCTAAGGACATTACAATTGTCATTACAGATGGTCATCGAACTGAAGCTGAACAAGACGAGCTCTACCAACAAGGACGGTCAGAACCTGGCAATATTGTCACCTACGCCTCTGGTGGTGAATCCTATCATAACTACGGCTTAGCCATAGACTTTGCGTTAAGAGTAGATAATGGAGAAGTCGTCTGGGATATGCAGCGTGATGGGAACGGCAACGGAGAATCAGATTGGATGGAAGTCGTTGCGATTGCCAAGGACCTTGGATTTGAATGGGGAGGAGATTGGACTTCGTTTAAAGATTATCCTCACTTGCAAATGGATTTCGGGCTAACGATTAGGGAGTTGAAGTATGGTGAGAGACCGGAGATTGAGGGTTATGCCGCGAACGACGAGGAATAGACGTTTTGTTAGTAAGTTCATAGATTACACTAAAGAGACTATCCATAAGATGGAGGTCTTTTTTTGATATTAGAGAATGCACGATGACTCAAATCACTCTATGATAAGTAAGGTGTATAAATATATTCACCTAAACATTACTTTTAAGGGGAAACTTGAAGACTCAATTTAGTGTTTCTACGAGGAAAATCATCTAAACTATTAGTGAAATATAAGACCTTAATTGGCAATCATTAAGATAAGTCCCGAAATTTAGAATAATAAATTAGTGACGTCTACTACCGGCTATTTATTGGATAGCTATCTAGAAATGAATGTAGAGTAAGGAATGATTACAACAAGGAGGTATTTTCTTTGAAGTGATTGAGGGTGGGACGCTATTGTAGACTTGTTTACTGGCCTAGTAATATTGATTATAGCAGTGTTCACCGATTTGCCGAGTGTAATGGAATAGGTCTATCACATTGTTATGAATCCCATTCAAAAAGGGGAATTCATGCTGAACATATTTAAAGAAACTGGGAGCAGGAATATACATATAGAACTGCATCACTCAGGGTAGGAATAGGGATGGGTTTTGCAATATCTAAAGTGGCTAGATCATATGAAATAGTTGACGTAAGAAATTGATTCAAGAGTTAGGCTCTCTTCACTATCGAAGACAATACTTTTGATGAACACTATTTTAATGCACTTGAAGGTCCCTTTGGCTACCGCCTTATCGTAAGGCATATTTTTAAGAGTATGGAACTCTTTTATTCTTCGGCAACCAGTGGCCGCACGTAAAAAATGGTTAGCAAAAGCGAAAAAAACGACGAGAGTGGGTGTGTTTCGCGCTCCTTTTTGTCGTATCTACAAAATTGTGGTAAAATTGTCAGGATTTAAAGCGCTTGGATCGCACGTGTGAATCATACGGAGAGTCAGCCTTTGAATCCAAAAAGAAAAAGGAGAGGGTACGAATGAAAGAAAATGCGAATGCACGTCATCAACGACGCTCATGGTCGCAATTCATCGCCTTCTTGTCACTTCTGGCAATCATCCTGTTGGTCGGATGTAGCAATTCTTCCGCGAGTGAGCCGGAAGATGCGGCGGATGAGCCGACAACAGAGACGGATACAGAAGAAGTAGCAAAGCAGGAGAAAGAGGAATTGCCGACCCGTGAAGAGGTTGATGCGGAAAACGGCGATCCGGATTACGATGGATTGGTCGAGCGTGATTTGGTAGACATTACAGAAGAAGTCGCGATTTCTGAAATCATCGATGGTGACACCGCTGTGGTGGAAGGGGAAAAGGGAAAGGAGACGGTCAGTCTCGCCTTGATAGACGCTCCGGAGCTCACGCTGCCGGATGGAAGCCAGGACGATAACTTGGGTTT encodes the following:
- a CDS encoding M15 family metallopeptidase, which codes for MRRIWNAIGLLIIMVSMAIFLLYVVPTIDDIFTTSTLKQEDVPIPTELHPKVEEAKQTLIQRAEAKDITIVITDGHRTEAEQDELYQQGRSEPGNIVTYASGGESYHNYGLAIDFALRVDNGEVVWDMQRDGNGNGESDWMEVVAIAKDLGFEWGGDWTSFKDYPHLQMDFGLTIRELKYGERPEIEGYAANDEE
- a CDS encoding thermonuclease family protein; translation: MKENANARHQRRSWSQFIAFLSLLAIILLVGCSNSSASEPEDAADEPTTETDTEEVAKQEKEELPTREEVDAENGDPDYDGLVERDLVDITEEVAISEIIDGDTAVVEGEKGKETVSLALIDAPELTLPDGSQDDNLGLKANDVLSNLNGSTVLIERTGATDDKGHELVHFWSRNNNYYYNFNKLMLKKGIARVNAPSPDVKYLDEFNEAESEAKAEEEDIWGIDGYVTEDGFEQ